The genomic window ATGTTCTTGGCTTGTAGGTCGGCGTGCAGGACGTGGCGTTCTGTGGTGGTTTCCAGCAGGATGCCGAGGATGGTTTCGGCTTCGGCGAGGTGGGTGGACGCGCCGAAGGCGTTCATCGCCGAGGTGTAGAGCGGGTCCGCGAATCGTTCACGGGCCCAATCCATTCGCATGTGCGCGACGTTCGCCAGATCTTTGAGGCTCGGCGGCGGTGGCAGGTGTGTTTGGTTCAGGCGGGTCAGCAGTTCGCCGTAGTGCGCGGCGTCGGTGGCGTCGTTCTCTGGCCAGGCGATGGAGCCCGGCAAGATGCGGGTCATGAGAAAGACGCCGGTTTCGTCGTCGCGGTCGAGAATCGTCGGCCCGGCATCCGCCGGAGCCCACCGTTGGAGCAGATGGGCTTCGGTGTAGCCGGATTCCTGGTCCACCGGAATCTTCAGTACGGCGGGGGTCCCGTCGGGAGTGGTGCAGTAGACGCAGCAGGACATGGCGCCGCTGTCCGCGATGCTCTCCGGAAGCAACTGCCACTGTCGCGCGTAGGCGGCGATCCGCCCGGGCAGGACGTCGAGCCAGGCGCGGCCGTCTTCTTCGCCGCGCAGGAAGAGAATCGCCTTCTCGAGCCGTTCGGGGATAGGAGGCACGCTCATTGGTGGAGTACCTCCTCGAGCCGGGCGGCGAGGGCTGCGATGTCGCCGCGGTCGTTGTATACGTGGGTTGCTATGCGGAGCAGGCACTCTCCACTCGGCCCCGGACCGACCCAAGTTCTGATGTCGGCCTCGCTCAGCGCTGTCTTGACTTCGGCCACCGTCACACCTTCAAGGATGAACGACCGTAGCCGGGGCGGAAGGTATTCGCGCTCGGCCGTGGGTCGTGCGGCGAGTCCGGTGAGGGTGGACGTCGCATGGTCGGCAAGCTTTTCGCACTCGGTGAGTAGGCCTCGATCATCCCAGCGGTGCCACTGTGCGATGGCGTCGCCGAGGCACAGTCGGGGGACCGGGTCGAAAGTGCCCGGCCACGAGAACCGCTCGACGAGGTCCGCGGAGTCCCATGTCAACGACACTTCGGCCGGTCGAACCTGGTGAACGAATTGCTCTGTCAGCCAGAGGAACCCGACGGAGCGTTCGGTCGGCAGCCACTTGTGCAGGGTGCCGAACATGGCTGCAGCGCCCCACGTGTCGGGCGTCAGGCGGATGTGGCCCGGTCCGTGTGCCGCGTCGAGAACGGCGTGTCCACCGCGTCCCCGGACCCACTGGGCGATCTCCGCGACGGGTAGCCACAGTGCCGCCGACGACGAGACGAGGCTGGCCTGTAGGTAGGAAACCGGCCCGGGCACTTCAGCTTCCAAGCTGCTGAGGAGGGCTTCGGTTCCTCGGAAGGGCAGCGGGACGGCGATTTCGATGTACCGCGCACCGGCTCTGCCGCACGCCAGTTGCCACGCCCGGTTGATGGACGAGTATTCGGTGTCGAGGACGACCACGGTGTCTGCCGCGGTCAGCGGGAGCGAAGCGATGATCGCCGCGGCTCCCGATGTCGCGTTCGAACACAGCGTGGTGTGTTCGGGCGTCAACCCGAAGGCCGTACACACCAGGGCGGTTCGGTCGCGTAGCTGCTCGGTGAGTTCAGCGCCGAGAAACCGGGTGGGATCGGATTCGATGCGGTGCCGGTGCTTCACGGCGGCGTCGGCCACCGTACGCGAGGCTAGACCGTAGGAGGCGTGGTTGAGTTGGATCAGGCCGGGCGCGAGGTCGAACTCCTCGTACGCGGCTGGTTTCACGATGCCGCCCCGGCCCAGGGCAACGTGGCGCGCAGTTGCGGCAGACTCTGCACGTCGAACCGGAAGATCGCTTCGGCCGCGTGTGCGTCAGGGGGTGTCGCGCCGAGTTCGGTGATCGCGAACTCGGTGGGATTCCAGTTTCTCGGCCGACGCTCCAGCGCACCGAGGTGTCCGCCGAGCCGAGCGCAGCGGTCGGGAGCGAGGAAGTCTTCGTGGCAGACGTGCCGGAGCCGTTCGAGAAACATTTCGGCGGCGTTCGGACCATTGACCTGGTCGAGTTCGTGGACCTGCCAGGCGAGCATGGTCGCCACCCGCCCCAATGAGGGTGCCAGGCTGACGTCGA from Nocardia bhagyanarayanae includes these protein-coding regions:
- a CDS encoding aminotransferase class V-fold PLP-dependent enzyme, with amino-acid sequence MKPAAYEEFDLAPGLIQLNHASYGLASRTVADAAVKHRHRIESDPTRFLGAELTEQLRDRTALVCTAFGLTPEHTTLCSNATSGAAAIIASLPLTAADTVVVLDTEYSSINRAWQLACGRAGARYIEIAVPLPFRGTEALLSSLEAEVPGPVSYLQASLVSSSAALWLPVAEIAQWVRGRGGHAVLDAAHGPGHIRLTPDTWGAAAMFGTLHKWLPTERSVGFLWLTEQFVHQVRPAEVSLTWDSADLVERFSWPGTFDPVPRLCLGDAIAQWHRWDDRGLLTECEKLADHATSTLTGLAARPTAEREYLPPRLRSFILEGVTVAEVKTALSEADIRTWVGPGPSGECLLRIATHVYNDRGDIAALAARLEEVLHQ
- a CDS encoding aminoglycoside phosphotransferase family protein, whose translation is MSVPPIPERLEKAILFLRGEEDGRAWLDVLPGRIAAYARQWQLLPESIADSGAMSCCVYCTTPDGTPAVLKIPVDQESGYTEAHLLQRWAPADAGPTILDRDDETGVFLMTRILPGSIAWPENDATDAAHYGELLTRLNQTHLPPPPSLKDLANVAHMRMDWARERFADPLYTSAMNAFGASTHLAEAETILGILLETTTERHVLHADLQAKNILEGPGHWYTIDPLGAIGDINAEAALWIAIQTGTTSIQQRLDQLALHPLLNPIRLHAWTYVLAVAEYRPYIPASADRMADFVHATDTARIVEDLSAQRPRQ